The Oceanidesulfovibrio indonesiensis genomic sequence ATTTTCTGCCCTACCGGGACGCCATGGTCCGCGCGGTGAACGACGAAGGATTCGAGGCTCGCGCGCTCACGGACATCGACTACGAAAACCATGGCGACCTGGACGCATTCCTCGTCATCGGTCCGCATAAGTACCGCGGCAGGTTGAAGCATCACGACAGGCACATCTTCGCCGCCGTACAGACCGAGCAGTTCCCCACGCCAGAAGCCGGCGCGTACACGTTCGGCAAGGAACGTTACGCGATCTTTCAGGAATTTGCGCCCGAATACGATGTGATCTTCGAGTGGCACCGCAACACGGCGCGGTTCCTGGCGAAACGTTATGGCCACATCGTCTGGCTGCCGTATGGGAGCTTCGGAGAGATGCTGTACCCGGAGTGCGAGTCCGGCGCGGAACGCGAACCCGAGTACGATTTCGTGTTCATCGGCGCGCTGGGAGGCGTTGACGGCAGGCGGGACAAGCTTATCGACGCGCTGGCCACACGCTGGTCCATCCACCCGGAAAGCCAGGGCGTGTGGGGCGCTAAAAAGGGCAGGGCGCTGGCGAACTCGCGCATCGCCCTGAACATCCACTTCGACCACGGCGCCACGTTCGAGTCCCCACGGCTGTTCGAATACCTCTCCAACGGCCGGTTCACCCTCTCGGAGACAGCCGCCGACCCGCACCCGTTTGTGGAGGGCCGGGACTACGCCGCCTTCTTCGCCAATCAGCTGGTGGACAAGGCCGCGTGGTGGCTGGACCACCCGGAAGAGCGGGCTCGCGTGGCCGCGCAGGGCAGGGAGACGGCGCATCGCCATCCCATCGAAAAATCGGCGCGCGCGGTCATCCGCCGGCTGCTCGT encodes the following:
- a CDS encoding glycosyltransferase, which produces MTSFVPEAALSLGVVAERKYFLPYRDAMVRAVNDEGFEARALTDIDYENHGDLDAFLVIGPHKYRGRLKHHDRHIFAAVQTEQFPTPEAGAYTFGKERYAIFQEFAPEYDVIFEWHRNTARFLAKRYGHIVWLPYGSFGEMLYPECESGAEREPEYDFVFIGALGGVDGRRDKLIDALATRWSIHPESQGVWGAKKGRALANSRIALNIHFDHGATFESPRLFEYLSNGRFTLSETAADPHPFVEGRDYAAFFANQLVDKAAWWLDHPEERARVAAQGRETAHRHPIEKSARAVIRRLLVEKARRKMS